Proteins encoded in a region of the Streptomyces sp. NBC_00258 genome:
- a CDS encoding sugar ABC transporter substrate-binding protein, whose amino-acid sequence MNRSAGRRLTAAALTVVAVTAGATACSSGDGGGSSKAADSGTYTVWDPYPQFDKSSAWAKLLDDCGTKAGVKVKRTAFDTSDLTNKALLAAQQDNSADVLIVDNPVVSTLAEAGVLTTTDDNKLDTSAVDPNLLAAGQADGKTYGTPIGANTLALYYNKAVLKKAGVDIASVKDWTTLTAALEKVDKAGDKGITFSAIGTEEGSFQFLPWLWGSGAQLTELDSTEAVSALSLWNDWLKKGYAPNSVINNTQTTSWQEFASGDYAFAENGTWQLANAEKAGFDYGVIPVPGAKGGNAAAPTGGEFVTIPVQGETDRYTTSQKLVSCLTSGQNLLDTDTTLSYVAPTGEVQDKQVAADAKLKPWVDAVRAAKGRTSDDLGTKYPKISEQMWKAVQSALSGSKSPKDALTAAQSAVK is encoded by the coding sequence ATGAACAGATCTGCCGGACGGCGTCTCACCGCCGCGGCCCTGACCGTCGTCGCTGTCACCGCCGGCGCCACCGCGTGCTCCTCGGGCGACGGCGGTGGCTCCTCGAAGGCCGCGGACAGCGGCACCTACACCGTCTGGGACCCGTACCCGCAGTTCGACAAGAGCTCGGCGTGGGCCAAGCTGCTCGACGACTGCGGCACCAAGGCCGGCGTGAAGGTCAAGCGGACGGCGTTCGACACCAGTGACCTGACCAACAAGGCCCTGCTGGCAGCGCAGCAGGACAACTCCGCGGACGTCCTCATCGTCGACAACCCGGTCGTGTCGACCCTCGCCGAGGCGGGGGTGCTCACCACGACCGACGACAACAAGCTGGACACCTCGGCCGTTGACCCCAACCTGCTCGCCGCGGGCCAGGCTGACGGGAAGACGTACGGCACCCCGATCGGCGCGAACACCCTGGCCCTCTACTACAACAAGGCGGTGCTGAAGAAGGCCGGAGTGGACATCGCCTCCGTCAAGGACTGGACGACGCTGACCGCGGCCCTGGAGAAGGTCGACAAGGCGGGGGACAAGGGCATCACCTTCTCCGCGATCGGGACCGAGGAGGGCAGCTTCCAGTTCCTGCCGTGGTTGTGGGGCTCAGGCGCACAACTGACCGAGCTGGACTCGACCGAGGCCGTCTCGGCGCTCTCTCTGTGGAACGACTGGCTGAAGAAGGGCTACGCCCCCAACTCGGTCATCAACAACACCCAGACAACCAGCTGGCAGGAGTTCGCGAGCGGCGACTACGCGTTCGCCGAGAACGGCACCTGGCAGCTCGCCAACGCCGAGAAGGCCGGCTTCGACTACGGGGTCATCCCCGTCCCCGGCGCCAAGGGCGGCAACGCCGCGGCCCCGACGGGCGGCGAGTTCGTGACCATCCCGGTGCAGGGCGAGACCGACCGCTACACCACCTCGCAGAAGCTCGTGTCCTGCCTGACCAGCGGCCAGAACCTCCTCGACACCGACACCACGCTGTCCTATGTCGCGCCCACCGGCGAGGTCCAGGACAAGCAGGTGGCGGCCGACGCCAAGCTGAAGCCCTGGGTCGACGCGGTCAGGGCGGCCAAGGGGCGCACCAGCGACGACCTCGGCACCAAGTACCCGAAGATCTCGGAGCAGATGTGGAAGGCCGTCCAGTCCGCCCTGAGCGGGTCGAAGTCGCCCAAGGACGCGCTGACGGCCGCTCAGTCCGCCGTCAAGTGA
- a CDS encoding amylo-alpha-1,6-glucosidase, with the protein MTAAPSGPAFSVHDIPFSAHGSWFGISPVLAEKVRAEDLHLVSHQNGMHAVLRFVPLDAATGDRAETAVEATPSRLGWTGSEGRIDLAYETPDTVRLRGEGLGLRVTAAAKDLTPFSGTYFYRDPVDGAHVFTSYETGRRYRITVLSGTVDDVSGAQALGGGDRGLTVTGGAAGSWEIAVEELDSARRPYSSPSTFGEVTEAARRSFAEFADTVAPWRSSGTPAAELAAYVVWSATVQPAGLVTRPAVLMSKHWMDKVWSWDHCFNALALAPGSPALAWDQFSLPFDHQDDSGALPDSVTHSEVLFNFVKPPVHGWTLGHLRRRLPEPLGRTELAHAYDRLARWTDFWLTARRAPGAALPHYQHGNDSGWDNATTFDPERLIVTADLAAFLILQLRELADLAAELDRPDDAHRWTRTADATQAAMLDQLWTGERFVARGVHSGDTWTSSSLLDLMPIVLGEHLPESVSSVLATRIGAHLTPHGLATELPASPHYRSDGYWRGPIWAPATVLIEDGLRRAGHQGLADEISARFRALCETYGFAENFDALTGTGLRDRAYTWTASSYLLLAEAHELRRAETAETVGG; encoded by the coding sequence ATGACCGCCGCCCCGTCCGGCCCGGCCTTCTCCGTCCACGACATACCGTTCAGCGCGCACGGATCCTGGTTCGGCATCTCTCCCGTGCTCGCGGAGAAGGTACGCGCCGAGGACCTCCACCTCGTCTCGCACCAGAACGGCATGCACGCAGTCCTGCGTTTCGTCCCTCTGGACGCGGCGACGGGTGACCGGGCGGAGACCGCCGTCGAGGCGACGCCGAGCCGGCTCGGCTGGACGGGCTCGGAGGGGCGCATCGACCTCGCATACGAGACGCCGGACACAGTCCGCCTGCGCGGCGAAGGGCTGGGCCTGCGTGTCACCGCGGCGGCGAAGGACCTGACCCCCTTCAGCGGGACCTACTTCTACCGGGACCCGGTGGACGGCGCGCATGTGTTCACTTCGTACGAGACCGGGCGTCGGTACCGGATCACCGTGCTGTCCGGCACGGTTGACGACGTGTCCGGCGCTCAGGCCCTGGGCGGCGGTGACCGCGGTCTCACGGTCACCGGCGGCGCCGCCGGATCGTGGGAGATCGCGGTCGAGGAACTCGACAGTGCGCGACGGCCCTACAGTTCGCCGTCGACGTTCGGCGAGGTCACGGAGGCCGCGCGGCGCTCGTTCGCCGAGTTCGCCGACACGGTCGCCCCGTGGCGCTCCTCCGGCACCCCGGCCGCCGAACTCGCCGCCTACGTGGTGTGGTCCGCGACCGTACAGCCGGCGGGCCTGGTCACCCGGCCCGCCGTGCTGATGTCCAAGCACTGGATGGACAAGGTCTGGAGCTGGGACCACTGCTTCAACGCCCTCGCCCTGGCCCCCGGATCTCCCGCCCTCGCCTGGGACCAGTTCTCACTGCCCTTCGACCACCAGGACGACAGCGGCGCACTGCCCGACTCCGTCACCCACTCCGAGGTCCTCTTCAACTTCGTCAAACCTCCCGTCCACGGATGGACCCTGGGCCACCTGCGCCGCCGGCTTCCCGAACCTCTCGGCCGGACCGAACTGGCCCACGCGTACGACAGACTGGCGCGCTGGACCGACTTCTGGCTCACCGCACGGCGCGCCCCCGGTGCCGCCCTGCCCCACTACCAGCACGGCAACGACAGCGGCTGGGACAACGCCACCACCTTCGATCCCGAACGCCTGATCGTCACCGCCGACCTGGCCGCCTTCCTCATCCTCCAACTGCGTGAACTGGCCGACCTGGCCGCCGAACTGGACCGGCCGGACGACGCCCACCGCTGGACGCGTACGGCTGACGCGACCCAGGCCGCGATGCTCGACCAGCTCTGGACCGGCGAGCGGTTCGTCGCCCGCGGCGTTCACAGCGGCGACACCTGGACCAGCTCCAGCCTGCTCGACCTGATGCCCATCGTGCTGGGCGAGCACCTGCCCGAAAGCGTCAGCAGCGTGCTGGCCACCCGTATCGGGGCCCACCTGACCCCGCACGGCCTGGCCACCGAACTGCCCGCCTCACCCCACTACCGTTCCGACGGCTACTGGCGCGGCCCGATCTGGGCCCCCGCGACCGTTCTCATCGAGGACGGCCTCCGTCGCGCCGGACACCAGGGCCTGGCGGACGAGATCAGCGCCCGATTCCGCGCCCTGTGCGAGACCTACGGCTTCGCGGAGAACTTCGACGCCCTGACCGGCACGGGTCTGCGCGACCGCGCCTACACCTGGACCGCCAGCAGCTACCTCCTCCTCGCCGAGGCTCACGAACTCCGGCGCGCCGAGACCGCTGAGACCGTCGGCGGCTGA
- a CDS encoding LacI family DNA-binding transcriptional regulator, translating into MNIGEIAKRAGVSRSTVSYALSGKRPVSEDTRQKIQSVIDELGYQPNASARALANGRTNTIGLVFPPAGNHYTGMQLDFIGSVTEAAAAYDYDVLLSPSGADSDRSFQRLLGERRVDGAILMEIRLEDDRLDHLAAVDFPSVAIGRTAHPEGSWWVGLDHTALAAACVHHLADLGHRRIAFVNRPEQLLRAGYESAHRGLEGFTKAAAERGLTVRTYCCGDDAASGLACLERILHDEPTTTALVTLNEAALGGLYRGLTAAGRHVPRDFSVTGVVASRWAETVTPQLTAADVPAEQMGRLAVELLVERLDHPDTPARHHLLTPPISLRASTAPAGTAPTDPAPDLGASTNG; encoded by the coding sequence GTGAACATCGGTGAGATTGCCAAGCGGGCCGGTGTCTCGCGGAGCACCGTGTCCTACGCACTGAGCGGGAAACGCCCCGTGTCCGAGGACACCCGCCAGAAGATCCAGAGCGTCATCGACGAGCTGGGCTACCAGCCCAACGCGAGTGCGCGTGCCCTGGCCAACGGCCGGACCAACACCATCGGTCTGGTTTTCCCGCCGGCCGGGAACCACTACACCGGCATGCAACTGGACTTCATCGGCAGCGTCACCGAGGCCGCCGCGGCCTACGACTACGACGTGCTGCTCTCTCCGAGCGGTGCCGACAGCGACCGCTCGTTCCAGCGGCTGCTGGGCGAACGCCGCGTCGACGGCGCGATCCTGATGGAGATCCGGCTGGAGGACGACCGGCTCGACCACCTCGCCGCGGTGGACTTCCCCTCCGTCGCCATCGGCCGCACCGCCCACCCGGAGGGCAGCTGGTGGGTGGGCCTGGACCACACGGCACTGGCCGCGGCCTGTGTGCACCACCTCGCGGACCTGGGCCACCGCAGGATCGCCTTCGTCAACCGGCCCGAGCAACTCCTGCGGGCCGGGTACGAGTCGGCCCACCGAGGTCTGGAGGGTTTCACCAAGGCCGCGGCGGAGCGCGGGCTGACCGTCCGGACGTACTGCTGCGGGGACGACGCGGCCTCGGGCCTGGCCTGTCTGGAGCGGATCCTGCACGACGAGCCCACGACGACGGCCTTGGTCACGCTGAACGAAGCCGCGCTGGGCGGCCTCTACCGAGGGCTGACCGCGGCCGGCCGCCATGTGCCGCGCGACTTCTCCGTCACCGGGGTCGTGGCCAGCAGGTGGGCGGAGACCGTGACCCCGCAACTCACCGCGGCGGACGTGCCGGCGGAACAGATGGGCCGCCTCGCGGTCGAGCTGCTCGTCGAGCGGCTGGACCACCCCGACACACCGGCCCGGCATCACCTGCTCACTCCGCCGATCTCGTTGCGAGCGAGCACCGCGCCTGCCGGCACCGCGCCCACCGACCCGGCTCCGGACCTCGGCGCCTCTACGAACGGCTGA
- a CDS encoding carbohydrate ABC transporter permease, which produces MLFPVYWMLNVSFTSDQDMRKSPPDLFPSHATLEGYRAVVDQQLPFLGTSLVIGLGTVLLTVALAAPAGYALAKLRPRGGGLLSFVLLAAQMIPGIIMAMGFYAIYLSLGLLQSVPGLIVADSTLAVPFAVLIFTAFMSGIPGELLQAAKTDGAGAVRTFWSIVMPMSRNAVVTVSLFAFLWSWSDFIFASTLASGGAHQPITLGIYQYIGNNNQEWNAIMATAVVASLPAAIVLVLAQRYVAAGVTAGAVKD; this is translated from the coding sequence ATGCTCTTCCCGGTCTACTGGATGCTGAACGTCTCCTTCACCAGCGACCAGGACATGCGCAAGAGCCCGCCGGACCTGTTCCCCTCCCACGCCACCCTGGAGGGCTACCGGGCCGTCGTCGACCAGCAGTTGCCCTTCCTCGGCACCAGCCTCGTCATCGGTCTGGGCACCGTCCTTCTGACCGTGGCACTGGCTGCCCCCGCCGGCTACGCGCTGGCCAAGCTGCGCCCGCGCGGCGGAGGCCTGCTCAGCTTCGTCCTCCTGGCCGCCCAGATGATCCCCGGAATCATCATGGCGATGGGCTTCTACGCCATCTACCTCAGCCTCGGCCTCCTCCAGTCCGTACCAGGACTGATCGTCGCCGACTCCACGCTGGCCGTTCCCTTCGCCGTACTCATCTTCACCGCGTTCATGTCCGGCATTCCAGGTGAACTGCTCCAGGCCGCGAAGACGGACGGGGCCGGGGCGGTGCGGACCTTCTGGTCCATCGTCATGCCGATGAGCCGCAACGCCGTCGTCACGGTGTCACTGTTCGCGTTCCTGTGGTCCTGGTCCGACTTCATCTTCGCCAGCACCCTCGCGAGCGGCGGCGCTCACCAGCCGATCACCCTCGGCATCTACCAGTACATCGGCAACAACAACCAGGAGTGGAACGCCATCATGGCCACGGCCGTCGTGGCCTCACTGCCGGCCGCGATCGTCCTTGTCCTCGCCCAGCGTTACGTCGCCGCCGGTGTGACCGCCGGAGCCGTCAAGGACTGA
- a CDS encoding carbohydrate ABC transporter permease: MKHTTQLPDRRPVRDRNGAATAAPPPARTTARRRPSSQQWAAWGFLAPVTLYLALFYAYPLYRNIDLSLRNYTVRSFVQGDAPFTGLRNYLTVFDDPTFAPALLHTVVFTVVSLVFQYAIGLALAVFFTQHFRLSATLRALFLVPWLLPLIVSASTWSWMLNSDSGIVNAALHAVGVGPVNWLTSPDWSLTSVIIANIWIGVPFNLVVLYSGLQSIPAGLYEAAALDGANAWQRFWRITFPLLRPVSAITLLLGLVYTLKVFDIIWIMTKGGPADSSTTFATWSYQLGFGNLLPAFGPGAAVGNLLVVAALVFGLVYMRVQRKQGLS; the protein is encoded by the coding sequence ATGAAGCACACGACACAGTTGCCGGACCGTCGGCCTGTGCGAGACCGGAACGGGGCGGCGACCGCCGCCCCGCCCCCGGCGCGCACCACGGCCCGGCGCCGACCCAGCTCCCAGCAATGGGCAGCCTGGGGATTCCTCGCCCCGGTCACCCTCTACCTCGCCCTCTTCTACGCCTATCCGCTCTACCGCAACATCGACCTGAGCCTGCGCAACTACACCGTCCGCTCCTTCGTCCAGGGCGACGCCCCGTTCACCGGTCTGCGGAACTACCTGACCGTCTTCGACGACCCGACCTTCGCTCCCGCACTCCTGCACACCGTGGTGTTCACCGTCGTATCACTGGTCTTCCAGTACGCCATCGGCCTGGCGCTCGCGGTGTTCTTCACCCAGCACTTCCGGCTCTCCGCGACCCTGCGCGCGCTGTTCCTGGTGCCCTGGCTGCTGCCCCTGATCGTGTCGGCCTCCACCTGGTCGTGGATGCTCAACAGCGACTCGGGCATCGTCAACGCCGCCCTGCACGCCGTCGGTGTCGGCCCGGTGAACTGGCTGACCTCCCCGGACTGGTCACTGACCTCGGTGATCATCGCGAACATCTGGATCGGAGTCCCGTTCAACCTGGTGGTCCTCTACAGCGGCCTGCAGTCCATCCCGGCCGGCCTGTACGAGGCGGCTGCCCTGGACGGCGCGAACGCCTGGCAGCGGTTCTGGCGCATCACCTTCCCGCTGCTGCGCCCGGTCTCCGCCATCACACTGCTGCTGGGCCTGGTCTACACACTCAAGGTCTTCGACATCATCTGGATCATGACCAAGGGCGGCCCGGCGGACTCGTCCACCACCTTCGCCACCTGGTCCTACCAACTCGGCTTCGGCAACCTGCTTCCCGCCTTCGGCCCAGGTGCCGCCGTCGGGAACCTGCTCGTCGTCGCCGCTCTGGTATTCGGCCTGGTCTACATGCGCGTCCAGCGAAAGCAGGGACTGTCATGA
- a CDS encoding alpha/beta fold hydrolase: MEWVSVGGVRIAYERRGAGRPVVLVGGTGMPPVAWELCGLRGELVDAGFEVVTYAARGVAPSDATPAPYTVETLAADLAGLLDALRLTDVTVIGYSLGSFTTELLVRTRPDLVRAAVLLAGAGPLTAVLDAVLQAETELVSASGHLPPAFVKLQTLLTSLPPEVLRDDEEQVRTWLELLDAQESVWASREGAAGQLAASDRWMRDELRMSALADIHRPVLVVAFEHDQYFPPRSGKAAAEVLARGQFVAIPGAAHAGVLTHPKETTDVLLGFLART, from the coding sequence ATGGAGTGGGTGTCGGTCGGCGGAGTGCGGATCGCGTACGAACGTCGCGGGGCCGGGCGGCCGGTGGTCCTGGTGGGGGGTACCGGCATGCCACCGGTCGCCTGGGAGCTGTGCGGTCTGCGCGGCGAGTTGGTCGACGCGGGCTTCGAGGTGGTGACCTATGCCGCGCGTGGTGTGGCGCCCTCCGATGCAACACCCGCCCCGTACACGGTCGAGACCCTTGCCGCGGACCTGGCCGGTCTGCTGGACGCACTGCGACTGACCGATGTCACGGTCATCGGGTACTCGCTCGGCAGCTTCACCACCGAACTTCTGGTCCGCACCCGTCCGGATCTGGTACGCGCGGCGGTGCTCCTCGCCGGCGCCGGGCCGTTGACGGCAGTGCTGGACGCCGTCCTGCAGGCGGAGACCGAACTGGTCTCCGCCTCCGGGCACTTGCCTCCGGCGTTCGTGAAACTCCAGACCCTGCTGACCTCGCTGCCGCCGGAGGTACTGCGCGACGACGAGGAACAGGTGCGCACCTGGCTGGAGTTGCTCGACGCCCAGGAGTCGGTGTGGGCCTCCCGGGAGGGAGCGGCCGGGCAGTTGGCGGCCTCCGACCGGTGGATGCGGGACGAGCTCCGTATGTCCGCCCTCGCGGACATCCACCGGCCGGTGCTGGTCGTGGCGTTCGAGCACGACCAGTACTTCCCGCCGCGGTCCGGGAAAGCCGCGGCCGAGGTGCTTGCACGGGGGCAGTTCGTTGCGATTCCCGGGGCCGCTCACGCGGGTGTGCTGACCCATCCGAAGGAGACCACTGATGTGCTCCTCGGCTTCCTCGCCCGCACCTGA